In Cryptomeria japonica chromosome 5, Sugi_1.0, whole genome shotgun sequence, the genomic window AGTCCCATTGTTCCGCCATGGCTGATCTCTGCATCAAGCTGGCTTCTAGGGGAATCACCATCACCTTTGTCTACACAGAGGGCTTATGTCGCTGTAAAGCATATATTACAGATATTGCTCAAAAGACTGGCCTTGACATTCGTTCACAGGAGGTCTCAGATGGGTTGCCATCTGATTTTGATAGATCTTTGTATAATGAGAGTTTTTTACAGTGTGTGCTCAACTCTATGATTGAACCAGTAGAGGAAGTAATCCTTAGTGTGAATAGAGAGGATCATCCAATCTCTTGCATTGTAGCTGATTCTTTTCTTCCTTGGGCTCTTCTTATTGCAAAGAAGCTCAGCGTTCCTCTTGTTACTTTGTGGACACAGTCTACTGTTCTATATTCCATTTATTATCATTCTGATATGCTCATCAACAATGGCCATTTTCCTTCTAAAGGACGAGGTATGATTTAGAAATAGGACTATTTTTAAACAGTATCAATAGCTCAATTATTGGTTACTTTTTATCTATAAAAGTATAGATGAACTGAAAATTTGGTTGCCCAGAAATAGTATTAATGCATTGCCATATGTGATTAGGATCTTAAAAAAAATAGATGACAGCACAAGGTCTATTTTGGGAGCTAATGTTTCAGaaataacattttatttttttatttagattAAAAAGATAATCAACTGTGTATGTTTTTTATCATATATCATATTAAGTGATGCCCCATCACAAAGAAGATAACGATCATTGAATACGATCCAAAATACACAATTGATTccaaaattaaaacaaattatattAAGATTTGTAGCTTACTCTAATCCTCAGAAATTTATGAAATGGGTATAACCTGCAGGTCTGAAACAGAAATATGAATAAGCTTACAATTTCTCTATACATTTGCGCTGAATGCAGAATACAGAGTGCAGTTTAGGACAGAAATATATGACTCATACACTTTTGAGACAATAATGCTTCCAAAACATACAAATCACGTCTTTCGCTTGCATTTATCTTCTCAGTTTTCATATACTGGGTATATAGTTTCTTATTGACTTTTGCCATATATACTTTTGTATGGATTATAAACCTTAAGATAATGTGTGGGATCTGCACAGTTCCCAGCTTGCTTGGAttcattttctatttttatttcagATAACAGTGGTGCAGTGTACTTGTGTGCATATTTTCTAACTGTGGTATATGTGTTTTTTCGTTTCTAGGAACAAATGACTGCATAGATTACATTCCAGGAGTCCCTACAATGAAGCAGAGGGACCTTCCATCCTTTCTCCAGGCAACACAGATGTCAGACTTTATGCTGCACGCAATATTTCTGTCATTGCAGAGTGTCCGTGAAGCAGATTGGGTTCTTGCAAATTCTGTctatgaacttgaaacagaacccATACAGTATTCATTGCATTCTGCTACACCACTTTGTTCAGTAGGTCCCCTCTTACCGTCTGGCTATTTTAACAACCACCCACCATTAGAATTTGATTTTTCAATGTGGTTGGATTCAAAGCCAGCAAACTCAGTTATCTACATTTCATTTGGTGCTTCTGCTCGAGTTTCAAAAGCCCAAATTGAAGAAATCGCCATTGGTTTACTGCAAAGCAAAATCAGTTTCATTTGGATGCTTCCTCCACAAACAATGTGCAGTAATGGCAGCTTGATAGAGATTCTACCTCATGGGTATCTAGAAAAGATT contains:
- the LOC131066158 gene encoding UDP-glycosyltransferase 86A1; this translates as MSRLVHALVIPYPLESHCSAMADLCIKLASRGITITFVYTEGLCRCKAYITDIAQKTGLDIRSQEVSDGLPSDFDRSLYNESFLQCVLNSMIEPVEEVILSVNREDHPISCIVADSFLPWALLIAKKLSVPLVTLWTQSTVLYSIYYHSDMLINNGHFPSKGRGTNDCIDYIPGVPTMKQRDLPSFLQATQMSDFMLHAIFLSLQSVREADWVLANSVYELETEPIQYSLHSATPLCSVGPLLPSGYFNNHPPLEFDFSMWLDSKPANSVIYISFGASARVSKAQIEEIAIGLLQSKISFIWMLPPQTMCSNGSLIEILPHGYLEKIEDNGIGLVIPKWSDHLHYTVLSHHSIGGFVSHCDWNSVLQSLCMGVPLLGFPLYADQYTNCKLVSDEMDIALKVEHGGVNGALVERMEIAKKVKALIRGKEGRKARKKIKRLKRVARKAAIQGGSSDKNFDNFVEELICKVMHG